In the genome of Chiloscyllium plagiosum isolate BGI_BamShark_2017 chromosome 33, ASM401019v2, whole genome shotgun sequence, one region contains:
- the hcrt gene encoding orexin, whose amino-acid sequence MLMSCSCQDPLRLCAILTLVLLYSLAFASPNIPKCCRQQTCSCQVINLLHGAGNHAAGILTLGKRKTSAQPFHSRLYHLLHGLENQATGILTMGKRHEPQTLSLEEVGRCQNITSLLETYFSWVLNLDIQTYAEIELGNKGLNPRECLSQLLKLCMYGQQ is encoded by the exons ATGTTGATGTCATGTTCCTGCCAAGATCCATTG AGGTTGTGTGCCATTCTGACTCTGGTCCTGCTCTACTCATTAGCCTTCGCCTCTCCCAACATCCCCAAATGTTGTCGTCAACAAACCTGCTCCTGCCAGGTTATTAATCTCCTGCATGGAGCTGGAAACCATGCAGCTGGCATCCTCACTCTGGGCAAGAGGAAGACAAGTGCTCAGCCTTTCCATAGCCGCCTCTATCACCTCCTTCATGGCTTAGAGAACCAGGCTACTGGCATTCTTACAATGGGCAAAAGACACGAACCTCAGACCCTTTCACTGGAAGAAGTGGGAAGATGTCAAAATATTACTTCACTCCTGGAAACATATTTCAGTTGGGTTCTAAACCTAGATATACAGACCTATGCAGAGATTGAACTGGGCAATAAAGGTTTAAACCCTAGAGAATGTTTAAGCCAACTTTTGAAACTATGTATGTATGGACAGCAGTAA